The sequence GCGCGCTGTTCCCTGCAGTCTTGCTGCCGGCGCCAGGCCTGGCGGCGCCTGCACGGGGCGGTTCGCTGACCGTTGGGTTGGCCCAGGAGATCCTTAACCTCGACCCCCATACCGCCACCGCGTTCTCGTCCTTTGCCATTTTCGATCTGGTCTACGAGGGCTTGCTTCACCAGGACCCGGCCACACTGCGGCTCGGCCCCGGGCTGGCTCAAGCGTGGACGGTCTCACCGGACGGCCGTG is a genomic window of Bacillota bacterium containing:
- a CDS encoding ABC transporter substrate-binding protein, with amino-acid sequence MLAKAPRVLALALVCALFPAVLLPAPGLAAPARGGSLTVGLAQEILNLDPHTATAFSSFAIFDLVYEGLLHQDPATLRLGPGLAQAWTVSPDGRVYTFTLRPGVKFHDGSALTAEDIKYTFDRILDPATKSPRASQLPPIEWIEVRGPLQ